The Chrysemys picta bellii isolate R12L10 chromosome 12, ASM1138683v2, whole genome shotgun sequence genome has a segment encoding these proteins:
- the LOC135974661 gene encoding olfactory receptor 10A7-like — translation MANTEGGNQTSITEFILLGFGDLPELLTLLFLLFLVIYIVTLAGNILIVALVVADRHLHIPMYFFLGNLSCLETCYTTTLLPRILVSFLTGDKTISVSGCMTQFYFVSFFAGAECYLLAVMSYDRYLAICKPLHYAALMNARFCLQLAAGSWINGFLAVIIVLFLMLQLTFCGPNEIDHFYCESTEMLNLYCNGTNQTELVITILAAIFTLPPFVLTMMSYVYIIITILRIPSTTGRQKAFSTCSSHLIVVTIFYGTLIIVYLLPKNNTLRDLNKVFSVCYTILTPMANPFIYSLRNKEVKEALRKIATKCVDFTRN, via the coding sequence ATGGCAAACACAGAAGGGGGGAATCAAACGtccatcacagaattcatcctcctgggatttgggGATCTCCCTGAACTGCTGACTCTACTCTTCCTGCTGTTTCTGGTGATCTACATTGTGACCTTGGCTGGGAACATCCTCATTGTTGCGCTAGTTGTGGCTGATCGGCACCTTCACAtccccatgtacttcttcttggggaacttgtcctgcttggagacctgctacaccacCACCCTCCTTCCCAGGATTCTGGTCAGTTTCCTGACAGGGGACAAGACCATTTCTGTGAGTGGTTGTATGacacaattttattttgttagtTTCTTTGCTGGTGCGGAATGCTATCTGCTAGCAGTGATGTCATATGATCGGTATTTGGCGATATGCAAACCGCTGCATTATGCAGCCCTCATGAATGCCAGGTTCTGCCTGCAGTTAGCAGCTGGGTCTTGGATAAATGGATTTCTGGCTGTTATCATAGTACTATTTCTTATGTTACAATTAActttctgtggccccaatgaaaTTGATCATTTCTACTGTGAATCCACAGAAATGTTAAATCTATACTGCAATGGCACCAACCAGACAGAGCTTGTCATTACCATCCTGGCTGCTATATTCACTCTGCCTCCATTTGTATTAACCATGATGTCCTATGTGTATATCATCatcaccatcctgagaatcccttccaccaccgggaggcaaaaggcattttccacgtgctcctctcacctcattgtggtgaccATTTTCTATGGGACCCTAATCATTGTATATCTGCTACCAAAAAACAACACACTAAGAGACCTAAACAAAGTGTTCTCTGTCTGCTACACAATTCTGACACCTATGGCCAATCCTTTCatatacagcctgagaaacaaagaggtgaaAGAGGCCCTGAGAAAAATTGCCACTAAATGTGTAGATTTTACAAGAAATTAG
- the LOC101934375 gene encoding olfactory receptor 10A7-like encodes MADTEQGNQTSITEFILLGFGNIPKLQVFLFLLFLVIYFVTMAGNILIVVLVVADQHLHTPMYFFLGNLSCLETCYTSTILPRMLANLLTGDRTISVSGCLTQYYLFGFFAATECYLLAAMSYDRYLAICKPLHYAALMNGNLCLQLATGSWIRGFLTIPIIVFLMLQFTFCGPNEIDNFVCESTQIINLYCNDTYQMELVVTILAALFTLPPFALALASYVCIISTILKIPSTTGKQKAFSTCSSHLIVVTVFYGTLIIVYLLPKTNTLRDLNKVFSVCYTILTPMANPFIYSLRNQEVKEALKKIVSKCLDFMRIQKPQSLQAKWCITQMLCGPYFLLHCW; translated from the coding sequence ATGGCAGACACGGAGCAGGGAAATCAAACGtccatcacagaattcatcctcctgggatttgggAATATCCCTAAACTGCAGGtttttctcttcctgctgtttctagtgatctacTTTGTGACCATGGCCGGGAACATCCTCATCGTTGTGCTggttgtggctgatcagcaccttcacaccccgatgtatttcttcctggggaacttgtcctgcttggagacctgctacacctccaccatcctgcccaggatgctggccaatctcctgactggggacagaaccatttctgtcAGCGGCTGCCTCACACAATATTACTtgtttggtttctttgcagcGACAGAATGTTATCTCTTAGCTgcaatgtcttatgatcggtatttagcaaTATGCAAACCACTGCATTATGCAGCCCTTATGAATGGCAACTTATGCCTCCAGCTAGCAACTGGTTCTTGGATACGTGGATTTTTGACTATTCCCATAATAGTATTTCTTATGTTACAATTTACTTTCTGTGGTCCCAATGAAATTGATAACTTTGTCTGTGAATCTACGCAAATAATAAATCTCTACTGCAATGACACCTACCAGATGGAACTTGTTGTTACCATCCTGGCGGCTTTATTCACTCTGCCCCCATTTGCATTAGCCCTGGCATCCTATGTTtgtatcatctccaccatcctgaaaATCCCTTCCACCACTGGGAAGCAAAAGGCATTTtctacctgctcctctcacctcattgtggtgacaGTTTTCTATGGGACCCTAATCATTGTGTATCTGCTACCAAAAACCAACACACTGAgagacctgaataaagtgttctctgTCTGCTACACAATTCTGACTCCTATGGCCAATCCCTTCATATACAGCCTGAGAAACCAAGAGGTCAAGGAAGCCCTGAAAAAAATTGTCAGTAAGTGTTTAGATTTTATGAGAATTCAGAAACCTCAATCACTTCAGGCAAAATGGTGTATTACTCAGATGCTGTGTGGCCCTTATTTCTTGCTCCATTGTTGGTGA